The following coding sequences lie in one Spirosoma sp. KUDC1026 genomic window:
- a CDS encoding RNA polymerase sigma factor has product MKYQSISDEQLILFLKDGDTVAFEEIYNRYWYRLFGLAYQQTGTKEEAEELVHDLFESIWNRRQQIVINHLGAYLMVAMKHLATNYIKSQINHRKLQEYLIFHQMQQSFSTEELVNYGDLSDALKEVMKKLPEKTSEIFKLSRFENQSVKDIASLLNLSEKAVEYHITKSMKLLKENLRAYHNYN; this is encoded by the coding sequence ATGAAGTACCAGTCGATTTCGGATGAGCAGCTCATACTGTTTCTCAAAGACGGCGATACCGTTGCCTTTGAAGAAATTTATAACCGGTACTGGTACAGATTATTTGGGCTGGCGTATCAGCAGACGGGAACAAAAGAAGAAGCCGAAGAACTGGTGCACGACCTGTTCGAAAGCATCTGGAACAGACGGCAGCAGATCGTGATCAACCATCTGGGAGCATATCTGATGGTGGCCATGAAGCACCTGGCAACGAATTACATCAAGTCGCAGATTAACCACCGGAAGCTGCAGGAGTACCTGATCTTTCACCAGATGCAGCAGTCGTTCTCCACCGAGGAACTGGTCAACTACGGCGATCTGTCCGACGCACTAAAGGAAGTAATGAAGAAACTACCCGAGAAGACCAGCGAGATTTTCAAGCTGAGCCGATTCGAAAATCAGTCCGTCAAGGATATTGCCAGTTTGCTGAACCTGTCGGAAAAAGCCGTTGAGTACCACATTACCAAATCCATGAAACTACTGAAGGAAAACCTGAGAGCCTACCACAATTACAATTAA